One segment of Streptomyces sp. TG1A-8 DNA contains the following:
- a CDS encoding alpha-galactosidase, which produces MPLISHSPDTGTWLLNTRGTSYALRIDETGAPCHVAWGPRLTLRETEELGSPSGPPASSFEGRPPVGEELPVDSGTRYGPPSLQVRYADGSRAFEWQPTRHEVLAPSPGTAELVLEFRDRLYPLEVALHYHVREDSDVIERRTVLRNAGDQHLTLLRADSAAWTLPPLPDYRLSHVTGQWSAESQLHRDRLPHGETVLTSRRGLTSHHVNPWVMLDSGEATEHHGRVWSTALAWSGSWRITVQRTPDGRSSVTGGAGHEGVPVPLAPGEEFTTPVFAGLCTDGGFGAAGRAWHSYIRAHVMPRAREIAPVLYNSWEATGFDVDQAGQKALAERAAALGVELFVVDDGWFGGRRSDTAGLGDWVPAPDRFPEGLGPLARAVHELGMRFGVWVEPEMVNPDSDLYRAHPDWVLHVPGRQRTELRNQLVLNFARQDVADWAHGWLTRLVANHGIDFLKWDMNRSFGEAGWPGQPDGADRLWTRYVTNLYDVIDRLRADHPDLRIETCSGGGGRIDLGILTRTDQAWVSDNTDAVDRLSIHHGFTQLYPARAMSAWVTDVPNQMTGRSVPLRFRFHVAMSGLLGIGGDLAQWSEEELAEGAALVAEYKKVRHLVQHGSLYRLSAPPPGDAPTVVQYAADDADEVLILAWQRGPRHGCPRLPVRLAALPPGARYRDSRTGVVHHSTVLTEYGLRLDLPAGDWASTAVHLTRVPEDLPRRQHSRHGEHGDL; this is translated from the coding sequence ATGCCGTTGATCTCCCACTCCCCCGATACCGGGACCTGGCTGCTGAACACCCGGGGCACGTCGTACGCGCTGCGGATCGACGAGACCGGCGCGCCCTGCCACGTGGCCTGGGGCCCGCGGCTGACCCTGCGCGAGACGGAGGAGCTCGGCAGCCCGTCCGGGCCGCCGGCCAGCAGCTTCGAGGGCCGGCCGCCGGTGGGTGAGGAACTTCCCGTGGACAGCGGCACCCGGTACGGTCCGCCCTCGCTTCAGGTCCGCTACGCGGACGGCTCCCGCGCCTTCGAGTGGCAGCCGACCCGGCACGAGGTTCTGGCGCCCTCCCCCGGCACCGCCGAACTGGTCCTCGAGTTCCGCGACCGGCTGTACCCGCTGGAGGTGGCCCTGCACTACCACGTGCGCGAGGACAGCGACGTCATCGAGCGCCGCACCGTGCTGCGCAACGCCGGGGACCAGCACCTGACCCTGCTGCGCGCCGACTCCGCCGCGTGGACCCTGCCCCCGCTGCCCGACTACCGGCTCAGCCACGTCACCGGACAGTGGTCGGCCGAGAGCCAGTTGCACCGCGACCGGCTGCCGCACGGCGAGACCGTGCTGACCAGCAGGCGAGGTCTCACCAGTCACCACGTCAACCCCTGGGTCATGCTCGACTCGGGCGAGGCCACCGAGCACCACGGACGGGTGTGGAGCACTGCCCTGGCGTGGAGCGGCAGTTGGCGCATCACCGTGCAGCGCACCCCCGACGGCCGGTCGAGCGTCACGGGGGGCGCCGGCCACGAGGGGGTCCCCGTACCCCTCGCTCCGGGCGAGGAGTTCACCACTCCGGTCTTCGCCGGGCTGTGCACGGACGGCGGCTTCGGCGCGGCCGGCCGGGCCTGGCACTCCTACATCCGCGCTCACGTGATGCCGCGTGCCCGCGAGATCGCGCCGGTGCTGTACAACTCCTGGGAGGCCACCGGCTTCGACGTGGACCAGGCCGGCCAGAAGGCCCTCGCCGAACGGGCCGCCGCACTGGGAGTGGAGCTCTTCGTCGTCGATGACGGATGGTTCGGCGGCCGCCGCAGCGACACAGCCGGCCTGGGCGACTGGGTTCCCGCGCCCGACCGCTTCCCCGAAGGGCTCGGCCCCCTGGCCCGAGCCGTCCACGAACTCGGGATGCGCTTCGGTGTGTGGGTCGAGCCGGAGATGGTCAACCCCGACAGCGACCTGTACCGCGCCCATCCCGACTGGGTCCTGCACGTCCCCGGACGGCAGCGCACCGAGCTGCGCAACCAGCTCGTCCTCAATTTCGCCCGCCAGGACGTCGCCGACTGGGCCCACGGCTGGCTCACCCGCCTCGTGGCGAACCACGGGATCGACTTCCTCAAGTGGGACATGAACCGGTCCTTCGGAGAGGCCGGCTGGCCAGGACAGCCCGACGGCGCCGACCGGCTGTGGACCCGGTATGTGACCAACCTCTACGACGTCATCGACCGGCTGCGTGCCGACCACCCGGACCTGCGGATCGAGACGTGCAGCGGCGGTGGCGGCCGGATCGACCTCGGTATCCTCACCCGCACCGACCAGGCATGGGTGTCGGACAACACCGACGCCGTCGACCGCCTGTCCATCCACCACGGCTTCACCCAGCTCTATCCGGCGCGCGCGATGTCCGCCTGGGTGACCGATGTGCCCAATCAGATGACCGGCCGCTCGGTACCGCTGCGCTTTCGTTTCCATGTCGCGATGTCGGGGCTGCTGGGCATCGGCGGGGATCTCGCGCAGTGGTCCGAGGAGGAACTCGCCGAGGGCGCCGCGCTGGTCGCCGAGTACAAGAAGGTGCGGCACCTCGTGCAGCACGGTTCGCTGTACCGGCTGTCCGCACCACCCCCGGGCGACGCCCCCACCGTCGTGCAGTACGCGGCCGACGATGCCGACGAGGTGCTGATCCTCGCCTGGCAACGCGGGCCGCGCCACGGCTGCCCCCGGCTGCCGGTACGGCTGGCCGCTCTGCCGCCCGGCGCCCGTTACCGCGACTCCCGTACCGGCGTCGTCCACCACTCCACAGTGCTCACCGAGTACGGGTTGCGCCTCGACCTGCCGGCCGGGGACTGGGCCAGCACAGCCGTGCACCTGACCCGCGTGCCCGAGGACCTGCCCCGCCGACAACACTCCCGGCACGGCGAGCACGGCGATCTGTGA